The Candidatus Saccharibacteria bacterium RAAC3_TM7_1 nucleotide sequence ATTATTATACATTGTTAGTGTATAATGGTCAATATTATTATATGCTTGCGGTTTCGTCCTTTTGGACTCATCAGCATAACCACGCAGTTATGAACCGAGTGACAACAAACAAGACAGACCAATACATGAGCTTCACGTATTGGTAATCTGTCCCGTTCCTTTCCACCGGTGAAGTGCCCTGTTTTTGTTCTGGCTGAACGCAGACCGAGAGGGCGCCAAACGCCCTCTCGGTCATAGCGTCTTTTGTCTCATGGTGAGTTCACCAGTGGTAGTAGGCCGCGAGAGCCATGATTACTACCATGGCTGCGGCTAGACCAAGGAATGGAAGCATCCATCCCGGTGGCTTTTCTCCTTCTAACGATGAGACAGACTCCCAGAAGTAAGGAGACCCTTCCTCTGAGAGTTTTACCGGATGGTTTGGTTGCACTGAGGGTACCTGAACTTCAGACACCCTCAGTGACAAGTTCGACGTCGTGGTGCGCACTGTGATGCGAGACACTGGCGTCGCAGGCTCTACGCCATCCAACCATCGGCGGTGCTTACGTCGCGGCTGGGCCGTTTCGAGCGGCATAACTCCTCCTGGGGGGTGAGGATTCATTGGGACAGAGAGGCAAATATATTCACCTCTTGTCTTGTCGTTGTCATGTACTACCTTTCGGCTAATTATAGCATGCAACTACCCTTAGTATTTGTCAATAAGCGACCCCTCCCAAAGTGGCACCCGCACTGCGATGGGTTCGATTCATTCCGCCTGAGTAAAATTACCTCCAGCATACGACATTCGCTGTAGTCGTGAAGCCGTTAAATAAAGTTTAATAGTTCGTTTACAGAGTCGTGCAAACTGAACTTATTGATTGCCCGGGTACGCTCTTTTTTGGTAGCAGAACCCAAGAGGGCGGCTGTTTTGATGCCTGAGATTAGAGCCATGGGATTACGCTGCTCAACTAGTGTGAGTAAACCACAATTTGTTTCAGGTAACCCGCCGAGACTGCTCGCGATAACACGGCAGCCCGCGTGTTGAGCCTCAACAGACAGCATCCCAAATGGTTCCTCGAATACAGACGGCATAAGTAAGACGTCAGTTCTGGATAAAAGATCAGCCATTGCTTTAACACTTTTCGCAGGCTCTCGTAAATTTGCATATGGGTAGCTTTTTAGCATGCTAGCGATGACCCTCCCTTCTTCAACATGCTGACCAGCCATGACAATCGTCATTGTTGCTTCAAGTTGATTCATCTCGTACTCATGCATCATTTCTAGCACTGTATATATACCTTTTTCTGGATGAAGTCTTCCGGCATACAATACGCGAATGTTCTTGCTCGGTTTTGAGCGTTTCACATTTCCAAATATTGGATCTGCAAAAGGCATAACTACGTTAATATCACTACTATGAACACCGAGATAAAGCGCCCATTGCTGGACATTGTATACGCTTGTTGCGACGATAGTTTTGCCTTTAATATCGGCCTTTCGCTCCTCGCGTTCCAATTCTGATGGAATTGCACAATGTAGTATTATTGTGGACTTTTGCTTTGTTGGTACATTGTAGGCTCGGTTCACGAACACGACCTTACCGACTAGTTCACTAATCTCATTTTCGTTATTAAGTGCAATAAATGGTATGTCGGGAAAATCTTTACGACTTTTTCTAACGCCACTATGGAGAACTACTACCTGCGCTTCAATCCCTCGCCGAAGTAGCTCTCTCACGTGCCCTGCGGTAAAGGTTTCAGAGCCTCCGGTACCTGAAAGCATTGGCTCTCCAGGGGGCCAAATGAATGAGATCATAGTACTCCTTTAGATTAATTCGTTAAATTGGGGAAAGCGAATTTGCTAAAGGCGAATCCTATATTTAAGCTACTTTAGATTATATCATTAAAACTGTAATTATTCAAATAAATGATTCCGTGAACCAGACCACTTATCTCTTAATAAAAATGTGAGGCCTACTCTAATCATGTGAGTCTCTATCCGTTATTTCAATAATAGTGACCTTACCGATCCAACGCAAGAGATGACATAGCTATTCTAGCTTACCATCAGCTAAATTCTGTCAAATCAATAGATTATGACAGAATTCGAACCCTGCAGCGTTCGATTCCAGCGAATGAATTCGCTCATAGAAAATAGCTCTAGACAAAAGCCTAGAGCTATTTTCTATGGCGATCCCACCGGGAATGTTGCCCGAAGCAACTGCCGCTCGTTTATTCTGGCAAAAGTAGACTTTTCCAGAATTGCACTTCGCTCTAACGAACCCGGATTTCGTTTTGTTTCACAGAGTATCCGGGTTCAATCCGCGCGGGAAGATCACCACGTAAATACCCCTGCTTTCGCAGGGGTGCTTACGTGGTGACCCACGTTGACCAAACATGGAACTCTTTACTCGAGGGACTAGTGCGGATTGATGCTTTAGTTGAAGAGCTGATGCTCGATGAGGAGCAATAATATGTCACGGTATTCACGTCCGTGTGATAACAACGCATTATTCGCTATCCTCGTCCTCGTAGGTGCTTGCGCGTGGACACATCGAGAACAGGTTGTCTCTATAGCATATATGATTCTTGGGGTGATGGGTTGCCTACTACTTCTGCGACTAGGCTTGAAGTTCGTAGTTCGCCGACGTTTTGTGGCAATCAGAGATGTTGATAGGATGAACGGTCTGGAGTTTGAGCAGTATATTGCAGAGCTTTTGCGGAAAAACGGCTTCCATAATGTTTGTTTAACCGAAAAATATGATCTTGGCGTGGATATCATAGCCGAAAAGGACGGTACGCGCTGGGGTATTCAAACTAAATGCTATACCGGACTAGTCAAAGCTGATTCAGTTCGGCAGGCAGTGACCGGACTACGACTTTACGATTGCGATCGAGCGATGGTTATTACGAATAGTGTTTATAGTGCCGTCGCGCAACGACTAGCTGTTAGTAATGATTGCCTGCTCATTGATAGATCGGGATTGAATCGACTAAAAAATAACAGGGGTGTTATACTATGAACATGACTGGATACATACCAACTGATGAAGATATCGCTGCAATGGTACGCGACCTGGAGAAAAATGATCCAGAAAACGCAAATCCTGAATACGCACGCCAGATGCTCATCAAGATGAAGCTAATGTACCGTGAGCTCGGCAAGATCGACGAAGAACTCCTCCATAAAGAAATGGAAGAGTTCAAGCACCAAGATTCCGAAGACTAGAAACCGACGATATCAGTAGCGGAGACTTTGAGCGCTTTTGCAATCCTATAAATCGTTTTTAGCGACGGTATGCTGTCCCCGCGTTCAACTTTTGCGTAATAGTTTGGATTGAGGCCGGCCAATTCAGCAACCTCACGCTGTGTATAGCGCTGTTGCTTTCGTATCTTCGAAAGGTTCGCGGATATTTGGTCCAGAAACTCAGTATCACTCATTAGACAATAATACCATGAAGAACGCTAATTTTTTACAGGCACGAATAGCGCCTGGCCGTCCTTCATAGTGATCTTGAATAATTTTTGCATAATTATTCGCCTACCTATCTTAGACTCACTCATGTAAAGGTCCGAGAGCGACGCTGGCCTATCGTTTGCAACTGGGGTTTGTGATTCTACTTGCTCGAGCCTGTTAAGGCGCATACGTAAGTAATCAAGTTCGTCGCGTAGCTTATGGGCCTTCTCTTCATACCTTTGCTCGCTTATGAGATTCGATAGCTTATCATCGTACAGAGTGTCCTCCATGCGTTCCATTCTATTTATCTGTTGCTTAATCGTCTTCATAACTAGCAGGCGATGTTTTCCAATGTAGGGCTGCTGCCTGAACTGCAATGCTACGGTGAGCGCGACTAAGTGTTTGCGACGACTATGACCACTCCTATCAACTTCAGCTAAACAGATGAGAAGACTCTCCTCGAGCCTATCTTCGCGCAGCAGTCGTCGTCCCTTACAGTCTCCCGTACGACGCTGACAGCTTCCGTAATATCGGCCTTTCTGACATTGCCAGGTGACAACAGCACCGCAGTCTTCGCACCTCAATACGCCTTTAAACAACGGATCGTGTCGAATTATCTTTGTCTGATGTCGCTCACCAAGCTTTAACTGAACCTCTCGAAATAGATCAGTGTTCAATAATGGCTCATGTGCGCCTGGATACTCCTGACCATTAAAACGGATCGTTCCTATATAGAATGGGTTTCGCAACATTTTATGAATTGCACTCGTAGTGAGAGGCTTGTTTTTCCGACTAACCAATCCTATAGATGTAACCTCCTCGGTTACCGTCTGGATGTTTTGACCCGGCTCGAGGTACAGCCTGAATGCCCGCTCAACCAAAAACGCACGTTCCTCGTCTATTACATGAATTTTCTTGCTGTCTTCAATGGCCGTTTTGTATCCAGGAGGAGGCACTGCTGGCATCCAGCCTTGGGCAAGTTTCTCTTGCCAGCCTTTCATTGCCTCTTCTCGCAAGTTGTCGGTATATTTCTTGGCAAACGACAGATAGATATTCCACATGAGTTTTGTGTCGGATCGTGAATATTTATGGATAACCAATCCTTCCTTAACCATATGGAGTACGCGTCGCTGGTCGGCCTCTAGCCAATCATCAACAACAACCGCATCCCTGAAATTCCGAGTAAGCCTATCCGTCTTTTCAACCACTAAATTCATCACGTTATTCTGCTTTATATAGCGCAGCATATCGTGGAACACAGTTCGCTGTTCATTCTTTGATGCTGTTTCAGATATACGAAACTCTGTGACAACATTGAGTTTGCGTTCACTACAATATTGCCTTAGTAGCTTTAGCTGTGCGTCAAGTGAATAGCCCTCTTCTTCTTGGGATTTGCTTGACACCCGAGCTAGCGTAACAGTTTTTACATGCGCCATTATTCCTCCTTCAACCTTAGTAACTCGTCCATAACGATTATCCTCCCAAAACAAAGACCTTTGCCAGCGGTAGACAACCAGTTACTATAGGGATAGTCAGCAGACTGTTGATACCGGGAGACGAATGGATACACAGCAACCATCACTACTCGTTAAGATTTTCGGAGATACTCCATTCGAGGCGGCTGTTAACAGCGTCCTGATAGTAATTATTTTGATTGTCTTGTGGCGGATTGTTATTAAGCCCATTGTCGCTATCACGATAAATGTTTATGCGCTCATCAAAGTAAACAAGCTAGCAGCCCTAGAAATTATTCCACCCAAAAGATCAGAAGTAAGCCCGTCAAGCACGCAAGATCTTATATCCATCCTTCAGCAGCAACTCGGCAAGTATGATGTTATATCGCTGGAAATCACAGGCAGTAAGAAAGCCGGTATTAGGTACCGCATTATTGCAGATGAGCAAGAAATTGACAGTATCCAGAAACATCTCGCGTCCTATCTGCCTGAGCTCAAGTTCAAGCGATTATCAGCAGAAGTCAGCAAGGACCTCAGCGTATTCAGCATCAGGCAATCCAGACATTTTGCATATCCGTTGAAACCTCATGAAGATTTATCTACCACAGATCCGATAGCATTTATCGCTGGTTCGATGACGCAGCTAAAAGAGGATGAGAATGTTACTTTACAGTTTGTCGTGCGAAGGTATTCTTCCAGAAAAGCCATGCGAATATATAACCTGTTACTTGGTAGGGGTAAAGCAAAGATCGATGGGAAGCTTCGATACTATGTCATGGCGTATGCCTGGGTCTGGATCCCATCGCTCATCATTGGATTGTTTACGCACAGCTGGCAAGTTGGCGTCGCAGTAGCGCTTGTACTCTGGGTGCCTAGTCTTTTCGCAGAAAAGGAAGAGAAGGAACTCACACAGCTAGAAGAAAGGATCTACGGGGAGATTGCAGCCAAACTCGAACAGCCACTGCTACAAACTGATATTAGATTCGCCGTGTACTCACCCAAACGCACAGATAAACTCGTAGGTGATTTTATATCATCACTTGAGCCACTGAACACTACAGGCTTCCAATATCTTACATTGCGCAAAGCTCACTTTAGCGAGTGGCTTCAGGGCTATCGCAACCATATTTTCACCCGCCGATTGTCATCGATCTTCTCATTCAACAGTTCTGTGATGAGCGCTAGTGAACTTGCGGCATTATTTCACTTCCCGCATGGAGTCATCAAGACAGAGGGCATGGTGCGTTCTCATAGCCGCACCCTACCAGCGCCGATCAGCATGCGGAGCGCTGACGAATTCGACGTAGTTATTGGCACAAATAAACATCACGGTGTTGAAACACCCATAGGCCTCACCGGGGCTGAGCGTGAGCGCCACATGTTCGTTGTCGGTGGAACAGGGAGTGGTAAAACCACGATGCTCAAATACCAGATCATCCAGGATATCCGCAACGGCAAAGGTCTGGCTATCGTCGACCCTCACGGTGATCTTGCCGAGGAATTACTGGAATATATCCCAGAGAATAGGCAGAAAGATCTTATCTACCTAAACCCAGACGATCTCGATCATCCAATCGGCGTCAATCTGCTCGAGTTGCCTGACGGGCTCGAAGGAAACGACCTGCTGCGAGAGAAAGACCGTGTCACAGAGTCAGTCATATCTGTTATGCGCAAGATATTTTCAGAAGATGACAGCGGTGGCCACCGCATTGAATACATCCTCCGCAATACAATCCAGACAGCGCTCACGCTGGAAAAACCAACACTGTTTACGATCTTCCGTCTATTGAATGATGGTAAATATGCAAAGACAGCTATAAAGAATCTGGAGGACGAGGATCTAAAAGCCTTCTGGAAGAACGAGCTCGGCAAGGCTGGTAGTATGCAGAAGGTCAAAATGGCCGCGGGTATCACTGCCAAAATCGGACGCTTCCTGTTTTCTGCAAGCGCTCGTGCGATGCTGGAACAAGAAAAATCTACCATTAGTTTTGATGAGATCCTGGATGGTAAGATCTTAATCTGTAACTTCTCCAAAGGCCGCCTTGGTGAGGATACATCCATGCTATTTGGTATAACTATCCTGGCCAAGCTACAGCTTGCAGCCCTAAAGCGATCCGAAAAGAAACAAGCAGATCGCAAGTCGTTCTATCTCTACGTCGATGAGTTCCAGAACTTCGCAACCTTATCCTTCACACAGATGCTCAGTGAAGCCAGGAAGTACAAAGTCTTCCTAACGATGGCCGAACAAAGTACTCAGCAGCAGGACGACCAGAAGCTGGTAAATATCATCCTGGCGAACGTCGGTACGGTTGCAGCCTTCCGCACTGGCAGCCCGAAGGACGAAGAACTACTCTTGCCGTTGTTTGAGCCATATATCGAACGAGGCGAGATATCCAATCTCTCAGCCTATAATTTCTACTGTCGTATCTCGGGCGTTGAGACACAGGAGCCCGTGAGCGGCGAAACGATCATCTCGTAACTTAGCTATTCTTTAGTTCGTCGAATTTTGCCTGCATTGTTGGATTATTTTTCGTCAGTCTTTTGACTGTTGTTTGCTGTAGCTTGTCGTTTGCCAGCCGGAAGTTGTTCTCTGATGACAATAGGGCTTCTTTGGTTTTCTCGAGCTGTTTGATAGTCTTGTCGATCCCTTCAATGGCGGTTACGAACTTTTTGCCAGCCAGGTCGTAGTTACGCGCAAAGGCGTTCTTGGCAGTCTCTAGGCTTTCTTCGAAGTTGGTGATGTCGATATTCTGGGCTTTGACGATTGCAAGTTCGGATTTGTATTGCATTGAGTTCATGGCGGCATTTCGAAGCAAGGTAATAATAGGTATAAAGAATTGGGGTCGGACAACGTACATCTTGGGATATTTGTGTGATACGTCAACAATACCGCCATTGTAGAGTTCGTTGTCGGCCTCGAGCAAGCTCACGAGCACTGCATATTCACATTTCTTTTCGATACGGTCTTTGTCGAGTTCCTTTAGGAAATCTTCGTTGCGCTTTTTCGTTGCCGTCTCATCACCTTCGTTTTTCATCTCGAACATAATGCTGATAATTTCATTGCTAGCCTCATCTGTTTCGCGGTAGATGTAGTCGCCCTTGCTACCGGTTGAGGAGTCGTTGTCTTTTTCAAAGTATGCGTTCGGGAAGGCAGTGGCGCGCAAGCGATTGAATTCGTACTCACAGTGCTGCTCTAGCGTTTCCCCAACCATCTTGGTCGATAGCTTGGCCTTCATGTCTTTATAGTAGGCAATCATCTCGTCCTTTGTTTTGATCTCATTCGCGTGCTTATCTTTGAGAGATGATTCGAGAAGTTTATTCTCTATGTCTTTATTTTGGAGCTTGTTTGCAAGCTCATCACGTTCTTTCTCAATTTTATTGATAGCTTGAGTAAGTGCGAGCTCTTTTTCCGTTTCAGCCGAATCGAGTTTTGCGACAAGTTTAGCAATTTCTGCATCTTTCTTGGCGCTTTCAGTCTGAAGTTCATTTTTAGTCTTTTCCTCCGCTAGCTTGACGGCGCTTTCTTTATCGCGCTCGAGCAGCGTGATACGATCATGAAGCTCTTTTTCGAAGGTATGGTCCCGTACTTGCTTTAGAATATCAGCAAAGCCGGCTTCATCAATCTTGAAGGCTTTTTTGCAATGTGGGCAAATAATCTCGTTCACATCTATCCTTTCACAACCGCAACGACTCGACCGTTGATCATGTAGTCATCATCTTCGTGAATAATTATAGGTGGATATGCAGCTTGGTCGGTTGATTCTGACATAAGGGCGATATCGTACTGTCGCATGGTTAGCTTTTTTATGTTAGCCATACCATTAATTATTGAGACAATGTATTTACCTTCATTTCCATCCAGCTCGGTGTAGCCGGTATCGACAATGGCGTAATCTCCGTCCTCGAGCGGCGCGACCGAACCATTAGGGGTTGGGATTTCGGCTCTATTCATTGATCCGCCAGTAGCACGCACCGCAAAAGCATCGCCTTTGATTCGAGGCACGCTATTCTTTGATATGTTGATATAGCCCTCTATTGACTCGTCGCCGAAACTATTCGCAGGGCCACAGCTCGCTGCCCCTACGATAGGTATTTTATAAAATCGGTCATCATCTACTCGAGTTCCCAATCGTTGAGTCTTGGCTTTTCGATCAATATAAAGTAGACCTTTCTTTTCAAGCTGGGCAAAATGGTGCTGTAAAACACCCGGACTCATAGAGTCCTTACCTAGCATATTGGCCACCATCCTGAGTGGTATTCGCGATAGATCGTAGTCTTGGGCCAGTTCTACAAGCCGTTCTTGTATCTCGTGCATAGACTTATTATACATCGTTAATCGTTATTTTGTAAATATTTGCGGCATACACTAGACAAACTAGTAAATCCGCTTTATAGTGAGGGTGGACATATCCTCGCAGGTGAAAGCGAAGGAAATCCAGGGGATTGCGTTTACTGCGAGAAAACACAAACCTCAAAAAAATATTAACTCATGCCGGAAAGGACAAAAACATGGCATTTTCAGATCAAACAAAGTATCAACGCTTTCAGGTGTCTCGCGGTCAGTGCGAGTGCGTGCGGCAAGCTTGCGGCCATCTAGTGAGGTGTGCAGCGCAGCTAGTGCAGCCAATCAAGCGGCAAGCATTAACAACCTCAGACCTAAGCAGGCTGTTGTTCGGACAAGAGCCTGCCTATAGCTACCCAGGATTCGAGTTTAACCATGTACGGTCTCAGGTTTCAGGCGGTGCTGACTCACTCTCCAATTGCGAGTTTTTGTGCACCAATTGCCATCAGAACACCCGTTCGCACGGGACTAACTTAACAAGAAACTAAATCAAGGAGAATAATATGACAACAGAAGATATCATACATGAAGCAGGTCAAAAATTAGTAACGATCACTTTCGACTACACCGAAGCCGACGGGAGCAATGAAGGTACTCGTGAGGTAGAACCATATAGCTACAGGGACAAAAACGGTCGGA carries:
- a CDS encoding hypothetical protein (RAAC3_TM7_1_71), which gives rise to MPLETAQPRRKHRRWLDGVEPATPVSRITVRTTTSNLSLRVSEVQVPSVQPNHPVKLSEEGSPYFWESVSSLEGEKPPGWMLPFLGLAAAMVVIMALAAYYHW
- a CDS encoding hypothetical protein (RAAC3_TM7_1_72), which translates into the protein MISFIWPPGEPMLSGTGGSETFTAGHVRELLRRGIEAQVVVLHSGVRKSRKDFPDIPFIALNNENEISELVGKVVFVNRAYNVPTKQKSTIILHCAIPSELEREERKADIKGKTIVATSVYNVQQWALYLGVHSSDINVVMPFADPIFGNVKRSKPSKNIRVLYAGRLHPEKGIYTVLEMMHEYEMNQLEATMTIVMAGQHVEEGRVIASMLKSYPYANLREPAKSVKAMADLLSRTDVLLMPSVFEEPFGMLSVEAQHAGCRVIASSLGGLPETNCGLLTLVEQRNPMALISGIKTAALLGSATKKERTRAINKFSLHDSVNELLNFI
- a CDS encoding integral membrane protein (RAAC3_TM7_1_73), with amino-acid sequence MSRYSRPCDNNALFAILVLVGACAWTHREQVVSIAYMILGVMGCLLLLRLGLKFVVRRRFVAIRDVDRMNGLEFEQYIAELLRKNGFHNVCLTEKYDLGVDIIAEKDGTRWGIQTKCYTGLVKADSVRQAVTGLRLYDCDRAMVITNSVYSAVAQRLAVSNDCLLIDRSGLNRLKNNRGVIL
- a CDS encoding hypothetical protein (RAAC3_TM7_1_74), which produces MNMTGYIPTDEDIAAMVRDLEKNDPENANPEYARQMLIKMKLMYRELGKIDEELLHKEMEEFKHQDSED
- a CDS encoding helix-turn-helix protein (RAAC3_TM7_1_75) yields the protein MSDTEFLDQISANLSKIRKQQRYTQREVAELAGLNPNYYAKVERGDSIPSLKTIYRIAKALKVSATDIVGF
- a CDS encoding Recombinase (RAAC3_TM7_1_76), which encodes MAHVKTVTLARVSSKSQEEEGYSLDAQLKLLRQYCSERKLNVVTEFRISETASKNEQRTVFHDMLRYIKQNNVMNLVVEKTDRLTRNFRDAVVVDDWLEADQRRVLHMVKEGLVIHKYSRSDTKLMWNIYLSFAKKYTDNLREEAMKGWQEKLAQGWMPAVPPPGYKTAIEDSKKIHVIDEERAFLVERAFRLYLEPGQNIQTVTEEVTSIGLVSRKNKPLTTSAIHKMLRNPFYIGTIRFNGQEYPGAHEPLLNTDLFREVQLKLGERHQTKIIRHDPLFKGVLRCEDCGAVVTWQCQKGRYYGSCQRRTGDCKGRRLLREDRLEESLLICLAEVDRSGHSRRKHLVALTVALQFRQQPYIGKHRLLVMKTIKQQINRMERMEDTLYDDKLSNLISEQRYEEKAHKLRDELDYLRMRLNRLEQVESQTPVANDRPASLSDLYMSESKIGRRIIMQKLFKITMKDGQALFVPVKN
- a CDS encoding hypothetical protein (RAAC3_TM7_1_77), whose product is MDTQQPSLLVKIFGDTPFEAAVNSVLIVIILIVLWRIVIKPIVAITINVYALIKVNKLAALEIIPPKRSEVSPSSTQDLISILQQQLGKYDVISLEITGSKKAGIRYRIIADEQEIDSIQKHLASYLPELKFKRLSAEVSKDLSVFSIRQSRHFAYPLKPHEDLSTTDPIAFIAGSMTQLKEDENVTLQFVVRRYSSRKAMRIYNLLLGRGKAKIDGKLRYYVMAYAWVWIPSLIIGLFTHSWQVGVAVALVLWVPSLFAEKEEKELTQLEERIYGEIAAKLEQPLLQTDIRFAVYSPKRTDKLVGDFISSLEPLNTTGFQYLTLRKAHFSEWLQGYRNHIFTRRLSSIFSFNSSVMSASELAALFHFPHGVIKTEGMVRSHSRTLPAPISMRSADEFDVVIGTNKHHGVETPIGLTGAERERHMFVVGGTGSGKTTMLKYQIIQDIRNGKGLAIVDPHGDLAEELLEYIPENRQKDLIYLNPDDLDHPIGVNLLELPDGLEGNDLLREKDRVTESVISVMRKIFSEDDSGGHRIEYILRNTIQTALTLEKPTLFTIFRLLNDGKYAKTAIKNLEDEDLKAFWKNELGKAGSMQKVKMAAGITAKIGRFLFSASARAMLEQEKSTISFDEILDGKILICNFSKGRLGEDTSMLFGITILAKLQLAALKRSEKKQADRKSFYLYVDEFQNFATLSFTQMLSEARKYKVFLTMAEQSTQQQDDQKLVNIILANVGTVAAFRTGSPKDEELLLPLFEPYIERGEISNLSAYNFYCRISGVETQEPVSGETIIS
- a CDS encoding hypothetical protein (RAAC3_TM7_1_78), with amino-acid sequence MNEIICPHCKKAFKIDEAGFADILKQVRDHTFEKELHDRITLLERDKESAVKLAEEKTKNELQTESAKKDAEIAKLVAKLDSAETEKELALTQAINKIEKERDELANKLQNKDIENKLLESSLKDKHANEIKTKDEMIAYYKDMKAKLSTKMVGETLEQHCEYEFNRLRATAFPNAYFEKDNDSSTGSKGDYIYRETDEASNEIISIMFEMKNEGDETATKKRNEDFLKELDKDRIEKKCEYAVLVSLLEADNELYNGGIVDVSHKYPKMYVVRPQFFIPIITLLRNAAMNSMQYKSELAIVKAQNIDITNFEESLETAKNAFARNYDLAGKKFVTAIEGIDKTIKQLEKTKEALLSSENNFRLANDKLQQTTVKRLTKNNPTMQAKFDELKNS
- a CDS encoding hypothetical protein (RAAC3_TM7_1_79), which codes for MHEIQERLVELAQDYDLSRIPLRMVANMLGKDSMSPGVLQHHFAQLEKKGLLYIDRKAKTQRLGTRVDDDRFYKIPIVGAASCGPANSFGDESIEGYINISKNSVPRIKGDAFAVRATGGSMNRAEIPTPNGSVAPLEDGDYAIVDTGYTELDGNEGKYIVSIINGMANIKKLTMRQYDIALMSESTDQAAYPPIIIHEDDDYMINGRVVAVVKG
- a CDS encoding hypothetical protein (RAAC3_TM7_1_80), producing MTTEDIIHEAGQKLVTITFDYTEADGSNEGTREVEPYSYRDKNGRKFMGYDLRKSGIRAFVPENIHNIALTNNSYTPRWPVEV